Proteins encoded by one window of Tissierella sp.:
- the pcp gene encoding pyroglutamyl-peptidase I yields the protein MKVLVTGFEPFGGEEVNPALEAVKMLKDELLGAKIVKLELPTVFGKSREILEIALEKEDPDIVICVGQAGGRDKISIERVAINIDDAGIADNGGNQPLDETIVKGGDVGYFSTLPIKAILNKLKENKIPCEISNSAGTYVCNHIMYSLLYNIDKKYNNIVGGFIHIPYIPEQVINKGMAPSMSLDYIVKGLTIAIETSILSKE from the coding sequence ATGAAGGTATTAGTTACAGGGTTTGAGCCCTTTGGAGGAGAAGAGGTAAATCCAGCTCTTGAGGCAGTAAAGATGCTAAAAGATGAGTTATTAGGAGCTAAAATAGTTAAACTAGAATTGCCTACAGTATTTGGAAAGTCTAGAGAAATATTGGAGATAGCCTTGGAAAAGGAAGATCCAGATATAGTTATTTGTGTGGGGCAAGCAGGTGGGAGAGATAAGATTAGTATCGAAAGGGTGGCCATCAATATTGATGATGCAGGAATAGCAGATAATGGAGGTAATCAACCTCTTGACGAGACCATAGTTAAAGGTGGAGATGTAGGATATTTTTCAACTTTACCTATTAAAGCAATATTAAATAAATTAAAGGAAAATAAAATCCCTTGTGAAATATCTAATTCAGCTGGTACTTATGTCTGTAATCATATTATGTATAGCTTGCTTTATAATATTGACAAGAAATATAACAATATAGTAGGTGGGTTTATCCATATACCATATATTCCAGAGCAAGTAATCAACAAAGGAATGGCTCCTAGCATGTCCTTAGACTATATTGTAAAGGGACTTACAATTGCAATAGAAACTAGTATATTAAGCAAGGAATAA
- a CDS encoding DUF1659 domain-containing protein, with protein MAIQTIKEKMTLKLELDGGIVAGKQKVDSKSFSQIKTTAVDEDLYNTATALSGLQEKNLLKVKKIETTDLISE; from the coding sequence ATGGCAATTCAAACTATAAAGGAAAAGATGACATTAAAACTTGAGCTTGATGGGGGAATCGTAGCTGGAAAGCAAAAAGTTGATTCAAAATCTTTTTCACAAATTAAGACTACAGCTGTAGATGAAGATTTATACAATACAGCTACTGCATTATCTGGTCTGCAAGAAAAAAACTTGCTAAAAGTGAAAAAAATTGAAACAACTGACTTAATTAGTGAGTAG
- a CDS encoding competence protein ComK codes for MEKIFNGELMAFIPQYVEDRGNCTIVYRKNMEPNIIEKTLKTVIRSIGKYYMIDLNEAKKRYRLLVSSPNLVPIPLSKQDVFVPIKVRVPICKGDGAFGYINLRYIDKIKKEKKNTIVLLSDGTNLKCLSSLATVKNHIRNGNIVSKCYENRSMRVCENEEIYNAMLPATKADIAMLRQELQSKIT; via the coding sequence ATGGAGAAAATATTTAATGGAGAACTTATGGCGTTCATACCACAATATGTAGAGGACAGGGGTAACTGTACTATTGTATATAGAAAAAATATGGAGCCAAATATAATTGAAAAAACCTTAAAAACTGTTATTCGCTCAATTGGAAAATACTATATGATAGATTTGAATGAAGCAAAGAAAAGATATAGACTTCTTGTTTCATCACCAAATTTAGTACCTATTCCCTTGAGCAAACAAGATGTATTTGTACCTATTAAGGTTAGAGTACCAATATGCAAAGGAGACGGAGCCTTTGGATATATAAATCTAAGATATATTGACAAGATTAAAAAAGAAAAGAAAAACACAATAGTTCTTCTATCAGATGGAACAAATTTAAAATGTCTAAGTAGCCTAGCTACAGTGAAAAATCATATAAGAAATGGGAATATAGTCAGCAAATGCTATGAGAATAGATCTATGAGGGTTTGTGAAAATGAGGAAATCTATAATGCCATGCTCCCAGCTACAAAAGCTGATATAGCTATGCTTAGACAAGAGTTACAAAGCAAAATCACCTAA
- a CDS encoding S-layer homology domain-containing protein → MRRFLSLLIAFVLIMSSMNVAIGQSNDYESNWAKNEIKYMKDKMIISGYPDGTFRPTNNMSKSEFYKVINGIMGFTNESEVTFIDVSTTDWYYKEVQKGLAANYILPAVSLNAVENITRGEVARIIGIVFDIEEDIAASDYFIDSLTLPEELKGVIGGLRKTGFINGYPDGTFRPEAEITRAEVVKILHSVSGEIVNVSGTLSKDINTNLVVNTAGVVLKDMTIEGNLYLTEGIGEGDITLDNVVVKGEVSVKGGGANSIVIKDSKINKLLVDKHQGLVRVVLENTTVESLRTFRQAKIELIKGSQIKLAELDGKVNLVIKKGTSIANLTKLSQDITIDEEKTTTSAPSTSSGGYGGGGGGTVTPTPTPTPTPVTLSSISIKVPATKLVYTVGDSLDITGLVIEGAYSNGSKKIETITLVNVTGFDSKVAVTSQILTVTVGGKTATYTIEIKAAEPQNPDPTIVNKSALSAKITVAEDVYKEDYTPETWGPFEIALGEAIVVNNDEEATQGEVDAALLKLTTAMAGLVLVDPTDPEDPDPIEVDKTELAAKVTEANTKIEADYTPESWLPFSAALVEAIVVNNDTEATQEEVDGALSALTTAMDNLEGVEEPVVPKLTNIMPSVNQTLRAGEVLEVSFNAPTGGEGYFSVLLPFENSLDTLTTSNYRIDMTEIDGRYTGTWTIPEKVLGKEFQVEVVFKIAKNEIREFALGRITIIEEPDPEVDKSALIAKIALANEKVEEAYTPESWAPFSVALVAAEEVRDDEDATQTEVDEALSALSDAMADLELKPEDPEVDRTELVAKIVEAQALNEDDYTEETWAPFSVALTSAIEVNVNVDATQEQVNSALSELTTSMTGLVLVEPVDPDPEVDKTELAAAIATANEKLEEDYTPESWAPFSAALTTAIEVNANVDATQIEVDDALSVLTTAMASLVEKEDPQNPNAQITATYHPGFIPTFGNVSVVVQNVEGAAKFDVVYHLSDDDGGTVNITQTSIVNLNERAGLIFYDPAQYNTVTIRIYDATGANILHTFTDVVLVRP, encoded by the coding sequence ATGAGAAGATTTTTATCACTATTAATTGCTTTTGTATTGATTATGTCAAGTATGAATGTTGCAATTGGACAATCTAACGACTACGAGAGCAATTGGGCGAAGAATGAGATTAAGTACATGAAGGATAAGATGATTATTTCAGGTTATCCAGATGGAACATTTAGACCTACTAACAACATGAGTAAATCTGAATTTTATAAGGTCATTAATGGCATAATGGGATTTACTAATGAAAGTGAGGTAACCTTTATTGATGTAAGTACCACAGATTGGTATTACAAAGAGGTGCAAAAAGGCCTTGCAGCTAATTATATACTTCCAGCAGTATCACTAAATGCTGTTGAGAATATTACCAGGGGAGAAGTTGCTAGGATAATTGGTATTGTATTTGATATAGAGGAAGATATAGCTGCATCTGATTATTTTATTGATAGTTTAACTTTACCTGAAGAACTTAAAGGAGTTATTGGGGGATTAAGGAAAACTGGATTTATCAATGGATATCCTGATGGAACTTTTAGACCAGAGGCTGAGATTACAAGGGCTGAGGTAGTAAAGATCTTGCATAGTGTTTCAGGGGAAATAGTTAATGTAAGTGGTACATTAAGTAAAGACATAAATACAAATCTTGTAGTAAATACAGCAGGCGTAGTATTGAAAGATATGACAATAGAAGGGAATTTGTACTTAACAGAAGGCATAGGAGAAGGAGATATTACTCTTGACAATGTAGTGGTAAAGGGTGAAGTAAGCGTCAAGGGTGGAGGAGCTAATAGTATAGTTATTAAAGATTCTAAGATTAATAAGTTATTAGTAGATAAACATCAAGGGCTAGTAAGAGTCGTATTGGAAAATACAACGGTTGAATCATTAAGAACTTTCAGGCAAGCAAAGATAGAACTAATAAAAGGAAGTCAAATAAAGTTAGCGGAATTAGATGGAAAGGTAAACCTTGTTATAAAAAAAGGTACATCAATAGCTAATCTTACTAAACTTAGCCAAGATATAACCATAGATGAAGAGAAAACAACTACTTCAGCACCTTCTACTTCATCAGGTGGATATGGTGGTGGGGGCGGCGGAACTGTAACACCAACGCCAACACCAACACCAACACCAGTTACATTAAGCAGTATATCAATTAAAGTTCCTGCAACTAAGTTAGTCTATACAGTAGGGGATAGTCTTGATATTACTGGATTAGTAATAGAAGGAGCATACAGTAATGGTAGTAAAAAAATAGAAACAATAACTCTAGTTAATGTAACAGGATTTGACAGCAAAGTGGCAGTAACTAGTCAAATATTGACAGTAACAGTTGGAGGGAAGACAGCAACTTATACTATAGAGATAAAGGCAGCTGAACCACAAAATCCAGATCCAACAATAGTAAACAAATCAGCATTAAGTGCAAAAATAACTGTTGCAGAAGATGTATATAAAGAAGATTATACTCCAGAAACATGGGGACCATTTGAAATAGCCTTAGGTGAAGCAATAGTAGTAAATAATGATGAAGAAGCTACACAGGGAGAAGTGGATGCAGCATTGTTGAAATTAACAACTGCAATGGCTGGTTTAGTATTAGTAGACCCAACAGACCCTGAAGATCCAGATCCAATAGAAGTGGATAAAACAGAATTAGCAGCAAAGGTAACTGAAGCGAATACTAAAATTGAAGCAGATTATACTCCTGAATCATGGTTACCATTCTCAGCCGCTTTAGTTGAGGCAATAGTAGTAAATAATGATACAGAAGCTACTCAAGAAGAGGTTGATGGTGCATTATCGGCATTAACAACTGCAATGGATAACTTAGAAGGAGTAGAAGAACCAGTGGTTCCAAAACTTACCAATATTATGCCTAGTGTAAATCAAACATTAAGAGCTGGAGAGGTATTAGAGGTAAGCTTTAATGCACCTACTGGTGGGGAAGGATATTTTAGTGTACTTCTCCCATTTGAAAATTCACTCGATACATTAACAACTAGTAATTATAGAATAGATATGACTGAAATAGATGGTAGATATACTGGAACTTGGACAATACCTGAAAAGGTATTAGGAAAAGAATTTCAAGTAGAAGTAGTATTTAAAATTGCAAAGAATGAGATAAGAGAATTTGCACTAGGAAGAATAACAATAATAGAAGAGCCAGACCCAGAAGTAGACAAATCAGCTTTAATAGCAAAGATAGCTTTAGCCAATGAAAAGGTTGAAGAAGCTTATACTCCTGAATCATGGGCACCATTCTCAGTAGCTTTAGTAGCAGCTGAAGAAGTCAGAGATGATGAAGATGCAACACAAACAGAAGTTGATGAAGCATTATCAGCATTGTCAGATGCAATGGCAGACCTAGAGCTAAAGCCAGAAGACCCAGAAGTAGATAGAACTGAACTAGTAGCAAAAATAGTTGAAGCACAAGCTTTAAATGAAGATGATTATACAGAAGAAACATGGGCTCCATTCTCAGTAGCTCTAACATCAGCAATAGAAGTAAATGTAAATGTAGATGCAACTCAAGAACAGGTTAACAGTGCATTATCAGAATTGACAACTTCAATGACTGGTTTAGTATTAGTAGAACCAGTGGACCCAGACCCAGAAGTAGATAAAACTGAATTAGCAGCAGCAATAGCTACAGCAAATGAAAAGCTTGAAGAAGATTATACTCCTGAATCATGGGCACCATTCTCAGCAGCTTTAACAACAGCTATAGAAGTGAATGCTAATGTAGACGCAACTCAAATAGAAGTTGATGATGCATTATCAGTATTAACTACTGCAATGGCTAGTTTAGTAGAAAAAGAAGACCCACAAAATCCAAATGCACAAATAACTGCAACATATCACCCAGGTTTTATACCTACCTTTGGTAATGTGTCTGTAGTAGTGCAGAACGTAGAAGGTGCTGCTAAGTTTGATGTAGTATATCACTTATCTGATGATGATGGTGGTACTGTAAATATAACACAAACTTCAATAGTTAACTTAAATGAGCGAGCTGGATTGATATTCTATGACCCTGCACAATATAACACAGTAACAATAAGAATCTATGATGCTACTGGTGCCAATATATTGCACACATTTACAGATGTAGTACTAGTGCGACCATAA
- a CDS encoding biotin-dependent carboxyltransferase family protein — MTKIRIIKSGTFTTVQDKGRWGYEGFGISVAGSMDDFASRVANILVGNPEDSAVLESTFLGPEIIFDCDEIISITGGNMSPRINGEPIPKWTSIKVKEGDILSFSPASSGFRSYISFSRGLDIPEIMASRSTFTRGKLGGYKGRKLENGDEINLGNGELSNTGSYLASSFIPLYGKEKEIRVIMGPQDDYFTKKGIETFLSSKYTISSQADRMGYRLNGPQIEHISGADIISDGIVFGSIQVPGHGFPIIMMADRATTGGYTKIATVITPDLSVLAQMRPGDSINFTAISLKEAHRLYREYENRFKEIKSIVKDNSFEFNEIRKFNLKIDKSNYKVDIIEMRGEIL; from the coding sequence ATGACAAAGATTAGAATCATTAAATCAGGGACTTTTACTACTGTTCAAGATAAGGGTAGATGGGGATATGAAGGATTTGGTATATCTGTAGCTGGATCTATGGATGATTTTGCCAGTAGAGTTGCAAATATTTTAGTGGGAAATCCTGAGGATTCGGCAGTTCTTGAGAGTACTTTTTTAGGACCTGAGATTATCTTTGATTGCGATGAAATCATTAGTATTACTGGGGGAAATATGAGCCCTAGAATCAACGGAGAGCCAATACCAAAGTGGACTAGTATAAAGGTAAAGGAAGGAGACATTCTTAGCTTCTCTCCTGCAAGTAGTGGTTTTAGATCCTATATATCCTTTAGTAGGGGACTGGATATACCTGAGATAATGGCTAGCAGATCAACTTTTACTAGAGGCAAATTAGGTGGATATAAGGGGAGAAAATTGGAAAATGGTGATGAGATTAATTTAGGCAATGGGGAGTTAAGTAATACAGGTTCTTATTTAGCATCTTCATTTATACCTCTATATGGCAAGGAAAAGGAAATTAGGGTAATCATGGGTCCTCAGGATGATTACTTTACAAAAAAGGGAATTGAGACTTTTTTATCTTCAAAATATACCATCAGTTCCCAGGCTGATAGAATGGGATATAGACTAAATGGACCACAAATTGAGCATATTTCAGGAGCGGATATTATTTCTGATGGTATAGTCTTTGGTTCAATACAAGTGCCGGGTCATGGATTTCCAATTATTATGATGGCTGATAGGGCTACTACTGGAGGATATACTAAGATTGCTACAGTCATTACTCCAGACCTAAGCGTATTAGCCCAAATGAGGCCGGGTGATTCTATTAATTTTACAGCTATTTCCCTGAAAGAAGCCCATAGATTATATAGGGAATATGAAAATAGATTTAAGGAAATTAAATCTATTGTTAAGGATAATAGCTTTGAATTTAATGAAATAAGAAAGTTCAATCTAAAAATTGATAAATCAAATTATAAAGTGGATATTATAGAAATGAGAGGAGAGATATTATGA
- a CDS encoding sigma-70 family RNA polymerase sigma factor, with protein MFNELFEKARVGDMEAKEKIIKRLQPLILSSIRKYFNKGNEYEDLIQDGNIKILECINDYDSTKGVYFLGYVKTMLRYLYLDKHKIKIHTSLNETIADGETEILDLLVSEEQDILESIIVKEDNKKLVKALYKLTDRQREIISLYYIKNMGIQDIADKLGISYRTVVNIKGNALEKMRKGQ; from the coding sequence ATGTTTAATGAATTATTTGAGAAAGCTAGAGTGGGAGATATGGAAGCAAAAGAGAAGATAATTAAAAGATTGCAGCCTTTAATACTTAGTTCCATTAGGAAGTATTTTAACAAGGGAAATGAATATGAGGATTTGATCCAGGATGGAAATATAAAGATATTAGAGTGTATCAATGATTATGATTCTACTAAAGGAGTATATTTCTTAGGATATGTAAAGACAATGCTTAGATATTTGTATTTAGATAAACACAAGATAAAGATTCATACTAGTCTAAATGAAACCATTGCTGATGGAGAAACAGAGATACTGGATCTATTAGTATCTGAAGAACAGGATATATTGGAATCTATCATAGTTAAAGAAGATAATAAGAAATTAGTGAAAGCATTATATAAACTAACTGATAGGCAAAGAGAAATAATATCGCTTTATTATATAAAAAATATGGGAATTCAAGATATTGCAGATAAACTAGGGATATCCTATAGGACTGTAGTGAATATAAAGGGCAATGCATTGGAGAAGATGAGAAAGGGACAGTAA
- a CDS encoding carbon starvation CstA family protein, with amino-acid sequence MTTFIIGLIILIVGGEIYGRYCEKVFAPDDRLTPAVTMADGVDYVAMKPWKNKLIELLNIAGTGPILGPIQGILFGPIAFITIPLGCVLAGATHDYFIGMISMRNKGAQVPKMIKKYLGDGITKVYTVIIWLLMLLVGVVFIYTPGDLIVGDILDMDVNSSVIWIVYAIILGYYIISTIFPIDQIIGRVYPVFGGVLIVSAIGVLAGVLMDGGASFTSLPKGLLFQHPTGQNFIPVFFITVACGIMSGFHGSQATLISRTVKSEKEGRGTFYSTMIIEGLIAMVWAAGAMVLFGRGTALTTGATSMVGIISREFMGSIGGLIAIAGVIVLPITSGDTAFRALRLMIAEQFNIDQKDAKKRVGLSLIIFIPAVFILMYAKLSPGGFNLLWRYFGFTNQLVAVFALAMISVYLKTAGKNYFMTLLPGTFYTFIVTAYICHESIGLGLESRIGGLFGLAPESYAISYVIGIIAAILFAVFVPKLADSRSNTILNYDEELAK; translated from the coding sequence GTGACAACATTTATTATTGGACTAATAATTTTAATTGTTGGTGGTGAAATTTATGGACGATACTGTGAAAAGGTGTTTGCTCCAGATGACAGACTAACACCAGCTGTAACAATGGCAGATGGTGTAGATTATGTAGCAATGAAGCCTTGGAAAAACAAGCTTATTGAATTACTTAACATTGCAGGTACAGGACCTATCTTAGGACCAATTCAAGGAATTTTATTTGGACCTATAGCATTTATTACAATACCTTTAGGATGTGTACTGGCAGGAGCTACTCATGACTATTTCATAGGTATGATATCCATGAGAAACAAAGGAGCTCAGGTTCCAAAGATGATTAAGAAATACCTTGGTGATGGCATCACTAAAGTATATACAGTTATCATATGGTTACTTATGCTGTTGGTAGGAGTTGTATTTATCTATACTCCTGGAGATTTAATAGTTGGGGATATTCTAGATATGGATGTTAACAGCAGTGTTATTTGGATCGTTTATGCAATCATATTAGGCTATTATATAATATCTACGATCTTCCCTATAGATCAAATTATAGGTCGTGTATATCCAGTATTTGGAGGAGTCTTAATTGTTTCAGCTATTGGAGTTCTTGCTGGAGTTTTAATGGATGGAGGAGCAAGTTTTACAAGTCTTCCAAAGGGATTATTATTCCAACATCCAACAGGACAAAACTTTATACCTGTATTCTTCATTACTGTAGCATGTGGTATAATGTCAGGATTCCATGGAAGTCAGGCAACTCTTATATCAAGAACAGTTAAATCAGAGAAGGAAGGCCGCGGCACATTCTATTCCACGATGATAATTGAAGGATTGATTGCTATGGTATGGGCTGCTGGAGCAATGGTACTATTTGGAAGAGGTACAGCACTTACTACAGGTGCTACATCAATGGTAGGTATCATATCAAGAGAATTCATGGGAAGTATAGGTGGATTAATAGCAATAGCAGGAGTTATAGTATTACCTATTACTTCAGGAGATACTGCATTTAGAGCATTAAGACTTATGATAGCTGAACAATTTAACATAGATCAAAAAGATGCTAAGAAGAGGGTAGGCTTATCCTTGATTATATTTATTCCTGCAGTATTTATACTTATGTACGCGAAACTATCACCAGGTGGATTCAACCTACTGTGGAGGTACTTTGGATTTACAAATCAATTAGTAGCAGTATTTGCTCTTGCTATGATTTCTGTTTATCTTAAGACAGCTGGAAAAAATTATTTTATGACCTTGTTACCAGGTACTTTCTACACATTCATAGTAACGGCGTATATCTGTCATGAAAGTATTGGATTGGGGCTTGAATCTAGAATAGGTGGATTGTTTGGTTTAGCACCTGAAAGCTATGCTATATCATATGTAATTGGTATAATTGCAGCAATACTGTTTGCTGTATTTGTTCCAAAACTGGCAGACAGTCGTTCAAACACCATTTTAAACTATGATGAAGAACTAGCAAAATAA
- a CDS encoding LytTR family DNA-binding domain-containing protein, whose product MKIAIIDDEKPARSELKYLISKVLPHADIVEASNGESALNMISQQSFDLLCIDINLGDISGITLASTARKLLPKAEIVFATAYNNHAEDAFAVEALDYLLKPFSEEKVKLMVDKYNKKHELEINAKAKKLTRIPINIDRKIILVDVSSIIYIESQNKNCIIHTMNDKYVDNTPLKVFEDKLKSNGFFRIQKSYLVNTKYIMEIYPWFNNSYCVRMKYFEDEVLSVSRNKIKDLKELLKI is encoded by the coding sequence ATGAAAATAGCTATAATTGATGATGAAAAACCTGCAAGAAGTGAGTTGAAATACCTTATTAGCAAAGTTTTGCCTCATGCAGATATTGTGGAGGCTTCAAATGGTGAAAGTGCTTTAAATATGATATCTCAGCAGTCCTTTGACTTACTATGTATAGATATAAACTTGGGAGATATTAGTGGAATCACCCTTGCTTCCACAGCAAGAAAGCTACTTCCTAAGGCGGAAATAGTTTTTGCAACTGCTTATAATAATCATGCTGAAGATGCTTTCGCAGTAGAGGCTCTAGATTATCTTCTCAAGCCTTTTTCTGAAGAGAAGGTTAAGCTAATGGTGGACAAATATAATAAAAAGCATGAGCTTGAAATAAATGCAAAAGCTAAGAAACTTACGAGGATACCTATAAATATTGACAGAAAGATAATTCTTGTGGATGTTTCTTCAATTATCTATATTGAATCTCAAAATAAGAACTGCATTATCCATACTATGAATGATAAGTATGTGGATAATACTCCACTGAAGGTATTTGAAGACAAGCTGAAATCCAATGGTTTCTTTAGGATACAAAAAAGTTATCTTGTGAATACTAAATATATCATGGAAATATACCCATGGTTTAACAACAGCTATTGTGTGAGAATGAAATATTTTGAAGATGAAGTATTATCAGTAAGTAGAAATAAAATCAAGGATTTAAAGGAACTACTAAAGATTTGA
- a CDS encoding LytS/YhcK type 5TM receptor domain-containing protein — MNIEIFKAMLVNIGLLILLAQVLARIKAVRRIIVYENESIKDQLLLIIIFSSIGIISNYTGYAISGAIANTRVIGVMASSFIGGPLVGIVTGTIAGIHRFIIDISGFSTIACTISTFLGGLIGAMVSRHIKENKYNSSELFLITFVVESLQMLIILLISRPFDEAFLLVKNIFLPMTIFNSIGMVLFVGVFKNIITEQEQKIGKKVNLTFEITHKCLPILQTGEYNEKNCNNIGEIILDFSNDLAVVITNTEEIISINGDINLLPNKNPLPDITQLVFEKKEVIVAENAKEEDIFYEPLKHMIAIAVPLIKSNKVFGSMIIFSKKYRISYDSQILFADGLGKLLSTQYELADMERQKGLLVKAEYKALQSQINPHFIFNSLNTISSFVREKPNEARELLIALATYFRNSIKTKDALVSIYEEMEYVKAFLQLVKARFDERLEISIKLPEGLDCKVPCLIVQPIVENAVFHGAMSKNIGKVDIEVRERERDFLISVSDNGHGISDDIIQGLKNNTTGHNNIGLSNVHKRLCYMYGSSNGLDIVSTPSGTRVNISIVKN; from the coding sequence ATGAATATAGAAATCTTCAAGGCAATGCTGGTGAATATTGGATTATTGATCCTATTAGCTCAGGTACTGGCTAGGATTAAGGCTGTACGAAGAATAATCGTATATGAAAATGAGTCTATAAAGGATCAGTTATTGTTAATTATCATTTTTTCATCCATAGGTATAATATCAAACTATACTGGTTATGCCATCAGTGGTGCTATAGCAAATACTAGAGTCATAGGTGTAATGGCCAGTAGTTTTATAGGGGGGCCCCTTGTTGGGATTGTCACTGGCACAATTGCAGGTATCCATAGATTTATCATAGACATTAGTGGATTTTCAACTATTGCTTGCACTATATCTACATTTTTAGGTGGTTTAATTGGGGCAATGGTCTCAAGACATATTAAGGAAAATAAATATAACAGTTCAGAATTATTTTTAATCACTTTTGTAGTTGAAAGCCTTCAGATGTTAATTATTTTGTTAATTTCAAGGCCATTTGATGAGGCATTTTTATTGGTAAAAAATATATTTTTACCTATGACAATATTCAATTCCATAGGAATGGTTCTATTTGTTGGTGTTTTTAAAAACATCATAACGGAGCAGGAACAAAAGATTGGGAAAAAGGTAAATCTTACTTTTGAAATAACTCACAAATGCTTACCAATTTTGCAGACGGGTGAATATAATGAGAAAAATTGCAATAATATAGGGGAAATTATTCTGGATTTTTCAAATGATCTTGCAGTGGTAATTACCAATACAGAGGAAATAATTAGCATAAATGGAGATATAAATCTTTTACCTAATAAAAATCCTTTACCTGATATTACCCAATTGGTCTTTGAAAAAAAGGAAGTAATAGTTGCAGAAAATGCTAAAGAGGAGGATATTTTCTACGAACCACTTAAGCATATGATAGCTATAGCTGTTCCTTTGATTAAAAGCAACAAGGTATTTGGATCCATGATTATATTTTCGAAAAAGTATAGGATTTCATATGACTCACAGATTTTATTTGCAGATGGACTAGGTAAATTGCTTTCTACACAGTACGAACTTGCCGATATGGAAAGACAGAAGGGATTACTAGTAAAGGCTGAGTACAAAGCATTACAATCACAAATTAACCCTCATTTTATTTTTAACTCTTTAAATACTATTAGCTCCTTCGTAAGAGAAAAACCAAATGAGGCAAGGGAGCTACTTATCGCTCTTGCTACATATTTTAGGAATTCAATAAAGACTAAGGATGCACTGGTAAGTATATATGAAGAAATGGAATATGTAAAAGCATTTCTACAGTTGGTAAAAGCAAGATTTGATGAAAGGTTAGAAATCTCAATAAAGTTACCTGAAGGATTAGATTGTAAGGTTCCTTGTCTAATTGTCCAACCCATAGTTGAAAATGCAGTTTTCCATGGTGCAATGAGCAAGAATATTGGTAAGGTAGATATCGAAGTTAGGGAAAGAGAAAGAGATTTTCTTATTTCTGTAAGTGATAATGGACATGGAATATCAGATGACATTATCCAAGGATTAAAGAACAACACCACTGGGCACAATAATATTGGTCTTTCAAATGTACACAAGAGACTTTGCTATATGTATGGATCTTCCAATGGGCTAGATATTGTATCTACTCCATCAGGGACAAGAGTAAATATTAGTATAGTTAAAAATTAG
- a CDS encoding DUF2922 domain-containing protein produces MNKTKLEMEFLDAANKKFVISLDDPRSDITPEEVGDAMDTIVSYNVFASSLQDLVVAKEARIVATAVSTLEI; encoded by the coding sequence ATGAATAAGACTAAATTGGAAATGGAGTTTTTAGATGCAGCTAACAAGAAATTTGTAATTAGCTTAGATGACCCTAGATCAGATATCACTCCTGAAGAAGTTGGAGATGCTATGGACACTATAGTTTCTTACAATGTATTCGCTTCCTCTTTGCAAGACTTAGTAGTAGCTAAAGAGGCTAGAATAGTAGCAACAGCAGTAAGCACATTAGAAATATAG
- a CDS encoding YvrJ family protein: MDEIYSSVANLGFPIVISIYLLVRIEGKLNQLSESIIELSKTIAASK; encoded by the coding sequence GTGGATGAAATATATTCAAGTGTAGCTAATCTTGGTTTTCCTATTGTTATATCAATATACTTATTGGTACGAATAGAAGGAAAACTAAATCAGCTATCAGAGAGTATCATTGAATTATCTAAGACCATAGCAGCCAGTAAATAG